From Megalobrama amblycephala isolate DHTTF-2021 linkage group LG8, ASM1881202v1, whole genome shotgun sequence, the proteins below share one genomic window:
- the tie1 gene encoding tyrosine-protein kinase receptor Tie-1 isoform X1 translates to MLHLICLLCLVDMSDAVMDLTMTSNGATSAPHFHLSCISGERDTDGIQLSIKKDNSIVIRADNPNFTVQRKQTKEVVATGFKNFDHSGIFYCHSKRGSDQLASVTLINNYSKAGYFRPVRITVTASKGDTVPLIMEVIRTERRDIQWKFNGNYLYMTPSADVQNSTAVLDLEKVDLSNAGIYSANYLGDSAIFSAWMRLIVRECPKNKWGSDCDKDCPECLNGGVCHDKDGDCVCPPGFMGMRCETACREGMFGRNCQESCKTENGCQGLSFCLTDPYGCSCASGWHGDRCRKPCVEGMYGADCLLSCNCENKGKCNRFSGCQCSTGWRGQYCEKSDSVPEILDMASNLEGNLNSSHKITCSATGHPLPSHMSIELRKLESTVLKASHTTMDSKKSTAHFEIPRLSAEHNGLWECRVSTNGGQDSSKFTLTVKEPPYPTAGPKLLSRSSKQMVVKPVDTFKGDGPIISTRLLYKPVDTEDSWSSIIVYGSDQITLPNLKPSTRYRIRVQLTRPGDGGEGPLGPEAILETDCPEPTVRPEIDSNSLEGRNVTIRWSLIGKYHKATGFLVQLYGPHGEKLWEETTLLNVLSIKLYNLEYHKDYQAVVRLVNCGSHGPPSKPHHIHIYKQGPSSPRNVKADALSINAVRLHWQPPEDPNGGIVKYSIEYQPVGQGSLHPWVDTDDGNKTTKDVTSLNGSTLYQFRVRAFSKVPGEWSKFVEARTREDGLSSFIPTTQHVGRPITEDHQLLWAVVGSVGVTCVTILLALLALFCIRKSVLKRRRTFTYQSGSGEETILQFNSGTLTLTRRSKPSPEPLTYPILEWEDIKFEDVIGEGNFGQVIKAMVKKDGIKMSAAIKMLKEFASENDHRDFAGELEVLCKLGQHPNIINLIGACENRGYLYIAIEYAPYGNLLDFLRKSRVLETDPAFAKEHGTASTLTSQQLLQFAADVATGMHYLSDKQFIHRDLAARNVLVGENLVAKIADFGLSRGEEVYVKKTMGRLPVRWMAIESLNYSVYTTKSDVWSFGVLLWEIVSLGGTPYCGMTCAELYEKLPQGYRMEQPRNCDDEVYELMRQCWRDRPYERPPFSQISVQLNRMQEARKAYVNMALFENFTYAGIDATAEEA, encoded by the exons ATGCAGTTATGGATCTCACCATGACCTCTAATGGGGCCACAAGTGCTCCGCATTTCCACCTCTCCTGTATTTCTGGAGAGCGTGACACAGACGGCATTCAACTGAGCATCAAAAAGGACAACAGCATTGTCATTCGTGCAGATAATCCTAATTTTACTGTGCAAAGGAAACAGACTAAAGAAGTGGTGGCTACTGGATTTAAAAACTTTGACCACAGTGGGATTTTCTACTGCCACTCAAAAAGGGGCTCTGACCAACTTGCCAGTGTTACACTTATCAACAACTACAGCAAAG CAGGTTACTTTAGGCCTGTGAGGATCACTGTGACGGCCAGTAAAGGAGACACAGTGCCTCTAATCATGGAGGTCATTCGGACAGAAAGACGAGACATTCAATGGAAATTCAATG gtAACTACCTGTACATGACTCCTAGTGCTGATGTtcagaacagcacagcagttCTGGATCTGGAAAAAGTTGATTTAAGCAACGCAGGGATTTACAGCGCCAACTATCTTGGAGACAGTGCAATATTTAGTGCCTGGATGCGCCTCATCGTTCGTG AGTGCCCAAAGAACAAATGGGGCTCCGACTGTGACAAGGACTGTCCCGAATGCTTGAATGGAGGCGTGTGCCATGACAAAGATGGAGACTGTGTTTGTCCTCCAGGGTTTATGGGAATGCGCTGTGAGACAG CCTGTCGTGAAGGAATGTTTGGTCGGAACTGCCAGGAATCCTGTAAGACAGAGAATGGATGCCAGGGCTTGAGTTTCTGTCTCACAGACCCTTACGGCTGTTCTTGTGCCAGCGGCTGGCATGGTGACCGCTGTCGTAAAC CCTGTGTTGAAGGAATGTATGGCGCTGACTGTCTTTTAAGTTGCAACTGCGAAAACAAAGGCAAATGCAATCGATTCAGTGGCTGCCAATGTTCTACAGGCTGGAGAGGGCAGTACTGCGAGAAATCAG ATAGTGTACCAGAGATTTTGGACATGGCCAGTAACCTGGAGGGAAACTTGAACTCCAGCCACAAGATCACATGCTCTGCAACAGGCCATCCGCTGCCTAGCCATATGAGTATCGAGCTACGCAAGCTGGAAAGCACCGTTCTTAAG GCTTCCCACACCACCATGGACTCCAAAAAAAGCACAGCTCACTTTGAGATCCCGCGGCTGTCTGCAGAGCATAATGGTTTGTGGGAATGTCGAGTCTCCACAAATGGTGGACAAGATTCTTCCAAGTTTACCTTAACTGTGAAAG AGCCACCCTACCCAACCGCCGGTCCTAAACTGCTGTCGAGAAGTAGCAAACAGATGGTTGTAAAGCCAGTGGACACTTTCAAGGGTGACGGTCCCATTATTTCCACTAGACTGCTTTATAAACCAGTGGATACAGAAGACTCCTGGTCCTCCATCATAG tgTATGGCAGCGATCAAATCACATTGCCGAACCTGAAGCCCTCAACCAGATACCGTATTCGTGTACAACTCACTCGTCCAGGAGACGGAGGAGAGGGTCCTTTGGGTCCAGAGGCAATCTTGGAGACTGACTGTCCAG AGCCCACGGTCAGGCCGGAGATTGATTCCAACTCATTGGAGGGCCGTAATGTCACCATCAGGTGGTCCCTGATTGGAAAGTACCACAAGGCCACTGGCTTTTTAGTGCAGCTCTACGGACCACATGGAGAGAAGCTATGGGAGGAAACCACCTTGCTTAATGTGCTCTCCATCAAGCTCTACAATCTGGAGTACCACAAGGACTACCAAGCGGTCGTCCGGCTGGTAAACTGCGGCAGCCACGGGCCCCCTTCAAAGCCACACCATATTCACATCTATAAGCAGG GTCCTTCTTCCCCACGGAATGTTAAAGCAGATGCCCTGTCCATCAATGCAGTCAGGCTTCACTGGCAGCCCCCCGAGGACCCCAATGGAGGCATTGTGAAATATAGCATTGAGTACCAGCCAGTGGGCCAGGGCAGCTTGCACCCTTGGGTGGACACAGATGATGGCAACAAAACCACGAAGGACGTGACATCCCTCAATGGGAGCACGTTGTACCAGTTCAGGGTGAGGGCTTTTTCCAAGGTGCCAGGGGAGTGGAGTAAGTTCGTTGAAGCCAGGACACGTGAAGACG GATTATCCAGCTTTATTCCCACCACACAGCATGTTGGGCGGCCAATAACTGAGGATCATCAGCTTCTTTGGGCTGTGGTTGGGTCAGTAGGTGTAACATGTGTGACCATTCTTCTGGCCCTCCTGGCTCTCTTCTGCATTCGTAAATCTGTCCTTAAACGAAGACGGACATTCACCTATCAGTCTGGATCA GGAGAAGAGACTATCTTACAGTTCAACTCGGGGACTCTTACATTGACCCGACGATCAAAGCCTTCCCCAGAGCCCCTCACCTATCCCATACTGGAGTGGGAGGACATTAAGTTTGAGGATGTCATTGGAGAAGGGAATTTTGGTCAGGTCATCAAGGCCATGGTCAAAAAAGATGGCATAAAAATGAGTGCAGCGATTAAAATGCTCAAGG AGTTCGCCTCAGAGAATGACCATCGAGACTTTGCTGGTGAATTAGAAGTGTTGTGTAAATTGGGACAGCATCCAAACATAATAAATCTCATTGGTGCCTGTGAGAACAGAG GTTATCTTTATATTGCCATTGAATATGCACCTTACGGGAATCTTTTGGACTTTCTGAGGAAGAGTCGTGTTCTAGAGACTGATCCTGCCTTTGCCAAGGAGCACGGAACTGCCTCCACGCTCACCTCCCAGCAGCTCTTGCAGTTTGCAGCTGATGTAGCAACTGGCATGCATTACCTTAGTGACAAACAG TTCATCCACAGAGATTTGGCGGCCAGAAATGTGCTTGTGGGAGAAAACCTAGTTGCAAAAATCGCAGATTTTGGTCTCTCACGTGGTGAGGAGGTGTATGTCAAAAAGACCATG GGAAGACTGCCGGTGCGATGGATGGCCATCGAGTCACTTAACTACAGTGTCTACACGACAAAGAGTGATGT GTGGTCTTTTGGAGTTCTTCTGTGGGAAATTGTAAGCTTAG GTGGGACTCCATACTGTGGGATGACCTGTGCTGAGCTCTATGAGAAGCTTCCTCAGGGCTACAGAATGGAGCAGCCCAGGAACTGTGATGATGAAGT GTATGAACTTATGAGGCAGTGCTGGCGAGATAGACCCTATGAGCGACCGCCATTTTCACAAATATCTGTCCAGCTCAATAGGATGCAAGAGGCACGGAAG GCCTATGTCAATATGGCTCTCTTTGAGAACTTCACTTATGCTGGAATAGATGCTACAGCCGAAGAGGCCTGA
- the tie1 gene encoding tyrosine-protein kinase receptor Tie-1 isoform X2 yields the protein MLHLICLLCLVDMSDAVMDLTMTSNGATSAPHFHLSCISGERDTDGIQLSIKKDNSIVIRADNPNFTVQRKQTKEVVATGFKNFDHSGIFYCHSKRGSDQLASVTLINNYSKGYFRPVRITVTASKGDTVPLIMEVIRTERRDIQWKFNGNYLYMTPSADVQNSTAVLDLEKVDLSNAGIYSANYLGDSAIFSAWMRLIVRECPKNKWGSDCDKDCPECLNGGVCHDKDGDCVCPPGFMGMRCETACREGMFGRNCQESCKTENGCQGLSFCLTDPYGCSCASGWHGDRCRKPCVEGMYGADCLLSCNCENKGKCNRFSGCQCSTGWRGQYCEKSDSVPEILDMASNLEGNLNSSHKITCSATGHPLPSHMSIELRKLESTVLKASHTTMDSKKSTAHFEIPRLSAEHNGLWECRVSTNGGQDSSKFTLTVKEPPYPTAGPKLLSRSSKQMVVKPVDTFKGDGPIISTRLLYKPVDTEDSWSSIIVYGSDQITLPNLKPSTRYRIRVQLTRPGDGGEGPLGPEAILETDCPEPTVRPEIDSNSLEGRNVTIRWSLIGKYHKATGFLVQLYGPHGEKLWEETTLLNVLSIKLYNLEYHKDYQAVVRLVNCGSHGPPSKPHHIHIYKQGPSSPRNVKADALSINAVRLHWQPPEDPNGGIVKYSIEYQPVGQGSLHPWVDTDDGNKTTKDVTSLNGSTLYQFRVRAFSKVPGEWSKFVEARTREDGLSSFIPTTQHVGRPITEDHQLLWAVVGSVGVTCVTILLALLALFCIRKSVLKRRRTFTYQSGSGEETILQFNSGTLTLTRRSKPSPEPLTYPILEWEDIKFEDVIGEGNFGQVIKAMVKKDGIKMSAAIKMLKEFASENDHRDFAGELEVLCKLGQHPNIINLIGACENRGYLYIAIEYAPYGNLLDFLRKSRVLETDPAFAKEHGTASTLTSQQLLQFAADVATGMHYLSDKQFIHRDLAARNVLVGENLVAKIADFGLSRGEEVYVKKTMGRLPVRWMAIESLNYSVYTTKSDVWSFGVLLWEIVSLGGTPYCGMTCAELYEKLPQGYRMEQPRNCDDEVYELMRQCWRDRPYERPPFSQISVQLNRMQEARKAYVNMALFENFTYAGIDATAEEA from the exons ATGCAGTTATGGATCTCACCATGACCTCTAATGGGGCCACAAGTGCTCCGCATTTCCACCTCTCCTGTATTTCTGGAGAGCGTGACACAGACGGCATTCAACTGAGCATCAAAAAGGACAACAGCATTGTCATTCGTGCAGATAATCCTAATTTTACTGTGCAAAGGAAACAGACTAAAGAAGTGGTGGCTACTGGATTTAAAAACTTTGACCACAGTGGGATTTTCTACTGCCACTCAAAAAGGGGCTCTGACCAACTTGCCAGTGTTACACTTATCAACAACTACAGCAAAG GTTACTTTAGGCCTGTGAGGATCACTGTGACGGCCAGTAAAGGAGACACAGTGCCTCTAATCATGGAGGTCATTCGGACAGAAAGACGAGACATTCAATGGAAATTCAATG gtAACTACCTGTACATGACTCCTAGTGCTGATGTtcagaacagcacagcagttCTGGATCTGGAAAAAGTTGATTTAAGCAACGCAGGGATTTACAGCGCCAACTATCTTGGAGACAGTGCAATATTTAGTGCCTGGATGCGCCTCATCGTTCGTG AGTGCCCAAAGAACAAATGGGGCTCCGACTGTGACAAGGACTGTCCCGAATGCTTGAATGGAGGCGTGTGCCATGACAAAGATGGAGACTGTGTTTGTCCTCCAGGGTTTATGGGAATGCGCTGTGAGACAG CCTGTCGTGAAGGAATGTTTGGTCGGAACTGCCAGGAATCCTGTAAGACAGAGAATGGATGCCAGGGCTTGAGTTTCTGTCTCACAGACCCTTACGGCTGTTCTTGTGCCAGCGGCTGGCATGGTGACCGCTGTCGTAAAC CCTGTGTTGAAGGAATGTATGGCGCTGACTGTCTTTTAAGTTGCAACTGCGAAAACAAAGGCAAATGCAATCGATTCAGTGGCTGCCAATGTTCTACAGGCTGGAGAGGGCAGTACTGCGAGAAATCAG ATAGTGTACCAGAGATTTTGGACATGGCCAGTAACCTGGAGGGAAACTTGAACTCCAGCCACAAGATCACATGCTCTGCAACAGGCCATCCGCTGCCTAGCCATATGAGTATCGAGCTACGCAAGCTGGAAAGCACCGTTCTTAAG GCTTCCCACACCACCATGGACTCCAAAAAAAGCACAGCTCACTTTGAGATCCCGCGGCTGTCTGCAGAGCATAATGGTTTGTGGGAATGTCGAGTCTCCACAAATGGTGGACAAGATTCTTCCAAGTTTACCTTAACTGTGAAAG AGCCACCCTACCCAACCGCCGGTCCTAAACTGCTGTCGAGAAGTAGCAAACAGATGGTTGTAAAGCCAGTGGACACTTTCAAGGGTGACGGTCCCATTATTTCCACTAGACTGCTTTATAAACCAGTGGATACAGAAGACTCCTGGTCCTCCATCATAG tgTATGGCAGCGATCAAATCACATTGCCGAACCTGAAGCCCTCAACCAGATACCGTATTCGTGTACAACTCACTCGTCCAGGAGACGGAGGAGAGGGTCCTTTGGGTCCAGAGGCAATCTTGGAGACTGACTGTCCAG AGCCCACGGTCAGGCCGGAGATTGATTCCAACTCATTGGAGGGCCGTAATGTCACCATCAGGTGGTCCCTGATTGGAAAGTACCACAAGGCCACTGGCTTTTTAGTGCAGCTCTACGGACCACATGGAGAGAAGCTATGGGAGGAAACCACCTTGCTTAATGTGCTCTCCATCAAGCTCTACAATCTGGAGTACCACAAGGACTACCAAGCGGTCGTCCGGCTGGTAAACTGCGGCAGCCACGGGCCCCCTTCAAAGCCACACCATATTCACATCTATAAGCAGG GTCCTTCTTCCCCACGGAATGTTAAAGCAGATGCCCTGTCCATCAATGCAGTCAGGCTTCACTGGCAGCCCCCCGAGGACCCCAATGGAGGCATTGTGAAATATAGCATTGAGTACCAGCCAGTGGGCCAGGGCAGCTTGCACCCTTGGGTGGACACAGATGATGGCAACAAAACCACGAAGGACGTGACATCCCTCAATGGGAGCACGTTGTACCAGTTCAGGGTGAGGGCTTTTTCCAAGGTGCCAGGGGAGTGGAGTAAGTTCGTTGAAGCCAGGACACGTGAAGACG GATTATCCAGCTTTATTCCCACCACACAGCATGTTGGGCGGCCAATAACTGAGGATCATCAGCTTCTTTGGGCTGTGGTTGGGTCAGTAGGTGTAACATGTGTGACCATTCTTCTGGCCCTCCTGGCTCTCTTCTGCATTCGTAAATCTGTCCTTAAACGAAGACGGACATTCACCTATCAGTCTGGATCA GGAGAAGAGACTATCTTACAGTTCAACTCGGGGACTCTTACATTGACCCGACGATCAAAGCCTTCCCCAGAGCCCCTCACCTATCCCATACTGGAGTGGGAGGACATTAAGTTTGAGGATGTCATTGGAGAAGGGAATTTTGGTCAGGTCATCAAGGCCATGGTCAAAAAAGATGGCATAAAAATGAGTGCAGCGATTAAAATGCTCAAGG AGTTCGCCTCAGAGAATGACCATCGAGACTTTGCTGGTGAATTAGAAGTGTTGTGTAAATTGGGACAGCATCCAAACATAATAAATCTCATTGGTGCCTGTGAGAACAGAG GTTATCTTTATATTGCCATTGAATATGCACCTTACGGGAATCTTTTGGACTTTCTGAGGAAGAGTCGTGTTCTAGAGACTGATCCTGCCTTTGCCAAGGAGCACGGAACTGCCTCCACGCTCACCTCCCAGCAGCTCTTGCAGTTTGCAGCTGATGTAGCAACTGGCATGCATTACCTTAGTGACAAACAG TTCATCCACAGAGATTTGGCGGCCAGAAATGTGCTTGTGGGAGAAAACCTAGTTGCAAAAATCGCAGATTTTGGTCTCTCACGTGGTGAGGAGGTGTATGTCAAAAAGACCATG GGAAGACTGCCGGTGCGATGGATGGCCATCGAGTCACTTAACTACAGTGTCTACACGACAAAGAGTGATGT GTGGTCTTTTGGAGTTCTTCTGTGGGAAATTGTAAGCTTAG GTGGGACTCCATACTGTGGGATGACCTGTGCTGAGCTCTATGAGAAGCTTCCTCAGGGCTACAGAATGGAGCAGCCCAGGAACTGTGATGATGAAGT GTATGAACTTATGAGGCAGTGCTGGCGAGATAGACCCTATGAGCGACCGCCATTTTCACAAATATCTGTCCAGCTCAATAGGATGCAAGAGGCACGGAAG GCCTATGTCAATATGGCTCTCTTTGAGAACTTCACTTATGCTGGAATAGATGCTACAGCCGAAGAGGCCTGA
- the tie1 gene encoding tyrosine-protein kinase receptor Tie-1 isoform X3 — translation MLHLICLLCLVDMSDAVMDLTMTSNGATSAPHFHLSCISGERDTDGIQLSIKKDNSIVIRADNPNFTVQRKQTKEVVATGFKNFDHSGIFYCHSKRGSDQLASVTLINNYSKAGYFRPVRITVTASKGDTVPLIMEVIRTERRDIQWKFNGNYLYMTPSADVQNSTAVLDLEKVDLSNAGIYSANYLGDSAIFSAWMRLIVRECPKNKWGSDCDKDCPECLNGGVCHDKDGDCVCPPGFMGMRCETACREGMFGRNCQESCKTENGCQGLSFCLTDPYGCSCASGWHGDRCRKPCVEGMYGADCLLSCNCENKGKCNRFSGCQCSTGWRGQYCEKSDSVPEILDMASNLEGNLNSSHKITCSATGHPLPSHMSIELRKLESTVLKASHTTMDSKKSTAHFEIPRLSAEHNGLWECRVSTNGGQDSSKFTLTVKEPPYPTAGPKLLSRSSKQMVVKPVDTFKGDGPIISTRLLYKPVDTEDSWSSIIVYGSDQITLPNLKPSTRYRIRVQLTRPGDGGEGPLGPEAILETDCPGPSSPRNVKADALSINAVRLHWQPPEDPNGGIVKYSIEYQPVGQGSLHPWVDTDDGNKTTKDVTSLNGSTLYQFRVRAFSKVPGEWSKFVEARTREDGLSSFIPTTQHVGRPITEDHQLLWAVVGSVGVTCVTILLALLALFCIRKSVLKRRRTFTYQSGSGEETILQFNSGTLTLTRRSKPSPEPLTYPILEWEDIKFEDVIGEGNFGQVIKAMVKKDGIKMSAAIKMLKEFASENDHRDFAGELEVLCKLGQHPNIINLIGACENRGYLYIAIEYAPYGNLLDFLRKSRVLETDPAFAKEHGTASTLTSQQLLQFAADVATGMHYLSDKQFIHRDLAARNVLVGENLVAKIADFGLSRGEEVYVKKTMGRLPVRWMAIESLNYSVYTTKSDVWSFGVLLWEIVSLGGTPYCGMTCAELYEKLPQGYRMEQPRNCDDEVYELMRQCWRDRPYERPPFSQISVQLNRMQEARKAYVNMALFENFTYAGIDATAEEA, via the exons ATGCAGTTATGGATCTCACCATGACCTCTAATGGGGCCACAAGTGCTCCGCATTTCCACCTCTCCTGTATTTCTGGAGAGCGTGACACAGACGGCATTCAACTGAGCATCAAAAAGGACAACAGCATTGTCATTCGTGCAGATAATCCTAATTTTACTGTGCAAAGGAAACAGACTAAAGAAGTGGTGGCTACTGGATTTAAAAACTTTGACCACAGTGGGATTTTCTACTGCCACTCAAAAAGGGGCTCTGACCAACTTGCCAGTGTTACACTTATCAACAACTACAGCAAAG CAGGTTACTTTAGGCCTGTGAGGATCACTGTGACGGCCAGTAAAGGAGACACAGTGCCTCTAATCATGGAGGTCATTCGGACAGAAAGACGAGACATTCAATGGAAATTCAATG gtAACTACCTGTACATGACTCCTAGTGCTGATGTtcagaacagcacagcagttCTGGATCTGGAAAAAGTTGATTTAAGCAACGCAGGGATTTACAGCGCCAACTATCTTGGAGACAGTGCAATATTTAGTGCCTGGATGCGCCTCATCGTTCGTG AGTGCCCAAAGAACAAATGGGGCTCCGACTGTGACAAGGACTGTCCCGAATGCTTGAATGGAGGCGTGTGCCATGACAAAGATGGAGACTGTGTTTGTCCTCCAGGGTTTATGGGAATGCGCTGTGAGACAG CCTGTCGTGAAGGAATGTTTGGTCGGAACTGCCAGGAATCCTGTAAGACAGAGAATGGATGCCAGGGCTTGAGTTTCTGTCTCACAGACCCTTACGGCTGTTCTTGTGCCAGCGGCTGGCATGGTGACCGCTGTCGTAAAC CCTGTGTTGAAGGAATGTATGGCGCTGACTGTCTTTTAAGTTGCAACTGCGAAAACAAAGGCAAATGCAATCGATTCAGTGGCTGCCAATGTTCTACAGGCTGGAGAGGGCAGTACTGCGAGAAATCAG ATAGTGTACCAGAGATTTTGGACATGGCCAGTAACCTGGAGGGAAACTTGAACTCCAGCCACAAGATCACATGCTCTGCAACAGGCCATCCGCTGCCTAGCCATATGAGTATCGAGCTACGCAAGCTGGAAAGCACCGTTCTTAAG GCTTCCCACACCACCATGGACTCCAAAAAAAGCACAGCTCACTTTGAGATCCCGCGGCTGTCTGCAGAGCATAATGGTTTGTGGGAATGTCGAGTCTCCACAAATGGTGGACAAGATTCTTCCAAGTTTACCTTAACTGTGAAAG AGCCACCCTACCCAACCGCCGGTCCTAAACTGCTGTCGAGAAGTAGCAAACAGATGGTTGTAAAGCCAGTGGACACTTTCAAGGGTGACGGTCCCATTATTTCCACTAGACTGCTTTATAAACCAGTGGATACAGAAGACTCCTGGTCCTCCATCATAG tgTATGGCAGCGATCAAATCACATTGCCGAACCTGAAGCCCTCAACCAGATACCGTATTCGTGTACAACTCACTCGTCCAGGAGACGGAGGAGAGGGTCCTTTGGGTCCAGAGGCAATCTTGGAGACTGACTGTCCAG GTCCTTCTTCCCCACGGAATGTTAAAGCAGATGCCCTGTCCATCAATGCAGTCAGGCTTCACTGGCAGCCCCCCGAGGACCCCAATGGAGGCATTGTGAAATATAGCATTGAGTACCAGCCAGTGGGCCAGGGCAGCTTGCACCCTTGGGTGGACACAGATGATGGCAACAAAACCACGAAGGACGTGACATCCCTCAATGGGAGCACGTTGTACCAGTTCAGGGTGAGGGCTTTTTCCAAGGTGCCAGGGGAGTGGAGTAAGTTCGTTGAAGCCAGGACACGTGAAGACG GATTATCCAGCTTTATTCCCACCACACAGCATGTTGGGCGGCCAATAACTGAGGATCATCAGCTTCTTTGGGCTGTGGTTGGGTCAGTAGGTGTAACATGTGTGACCATTCTTCTGGCCCTCCTGGCTCTCTTCTGCATTCGTAAATCTGTCCTTAAACGAAGACGGACATTCACCTATCAGTCTGGATCA GGAGAAGAGACTATCTTACAGTTCAACTCGGGGACTCTTACATTGACCCGACGATCAAAGCCTTCCCCAGAGCCCCTCACCTATCCCATACTGGAGTGGGAGGACATTAAGTTTGAGGATGTCATTGGAGAAGGGAATTTTGGTCAGGTCATCAAGGCCATGGTCAAAAAAGATGGCATAAAAATGAGTGCAGCGATTAAAATGCTCAAGG AGTTCGCCTCAGAGAATGACCATCGAGACTTTGCTGGTGAATTAGAAGTGTTGTGTAAATTGGGACAGCATCCAAACATAATAAATCTCATTGGTGCCTGTGAGAACAGAG GTTATCTTTATATTGCCATTGAATATGCACCTTACGGGAATCTTTTGGACTTTCTGAGGAAGAGTCGTGTTCTAGAGACTGATCCTGCCTTTGCCAAGGAGCACGGAACTGCCTCCACGCTCACCTCCCAGCAGCTCTTGCAGTTTGCAGCTGATGTAGCAACTGGCATGCATTACCTTAGTGACAAACAG TTCATCCACAGAGATTTGGCGGCCAGAAATGTGCTTGTGGGAGAAAACCTAGTTGCAAAAATCGCAGATTTTGGTCTCTCACGTGGTGAGGAGGTGTATGTCAAAAAGACCATG GGAAGACTGCCGGTGCGATGGATGGCCATCGAGTCACTTAACTACAGTGTCTACACGACAAAGAGTGATGT GTGGTCTTTTGGAGTTCTTCTGTGGGAAATTGTAAGCTTAG GTGGGACTCCATACTGTGGGATGACCTGTGCTGAGCTCTATGAGAAGCTTCCTCAGGGCTACAGAATGGAGCAGCCCAGGAACTGTGATGATGAAGT GTATGAACTTATGAGGCAGTGCTGGCGAGATAGACCCTATGAGCGACCGCCATTTTCACAAATATCTGTCCAGCTCAATAGGATGCAAGAGGCACGGAAG GCCTATGTCAATATGGCTCTCTTTGAGAACTTCACTTATGCTGGAATAGATGCTACAGCCGAAGAGGCCTGA